In Paracoccus jeotgali, the following are encoded in one genomic region:
- a CDS encoding calcium-binding protein, which produces MQTAGHLSPRSAHEGSELPDHLLHDAGTAGGTIHAPSHSSDGGMVVGTHGDDIIYSAPIGAAQAHIFALDGDDVIHINSGDKIAPHGSHVFGGEGSDTFNFITEGSTKKIVGRLDDFDASRDKIAVDGKEIDFANLPSHVRIVEHNEQPWILINGNILYALEGAREVPPEEAIRGNQEPHFIEWPKDWAHGVPASADIAYEDYVDTFPAFDLDRDESEFHHQRGGRDAEEIHADNDDGVHIDGGMGADTIYGGDGGDWIDGGKSTDVIHGGKGDDSIAGGLDDDWIDGGEGDDIIYGGSGNDTIYGGAGNDTLYGNGGDDRIEGGFGDDLISGGRGNDTLLGGAGNDTIKGGPGNDILNGGAGMTCWKAGRARTGCLAGRATTSSTAARATTF; this is translated from the coding sequence ATGCAGACCGCAGGCCATCTTTCTCCCCGTTCCGCCCATGAGGGGTCCGAGCTTCCGGATCATCTCCTTCACGACGCCGGCACCGCGGGCGGCACCATCCACGCGCCCAGCCATTCCAGCGATGGCGGCATGGTGGTCGGCACCCATGGCGATGATATCATCTATTCCGCGCCGATCGGCGCCGCGCAGGCCCATATTTTTGCGCTCGACGGCGACGATGTCATCCACATCAACAGCGGCGACAAGATCGCGCCGCATGGCTCGCACGTCTTTGGCGGCGAGGGCAGCGACACCTTCAACTTCATCACCGAAGGCTCGACGAAGAAGATCGTCGGCCGGCTCGATGATTTCGACGCCTCGCGCGACAAGATTGCGGTGGACGGCAAAGAGATCGACTTCGCCAACCTGCCCTCGCATGTCCGCATTGTCGAACATAACGAGCAGCCTTGGATCTTGATCAACGGGAACATCCTCTATGCGTTGGAAGGCGCGCGCGAGGTGCCGCCCGAAGAGGCGATCCGGGGCAATCAGGAACCGCATTTCATCGAATGGCCGAAGGACTGGGCGCACGGCGTCCCGGCCAGCGCCGACATCGCATACGAGGATTATGTCGACACCTTCCCCGCCTTCGATCTGGACCGCGACGAGAGCGAGTTTCACCACCAGCGCGGCGGCCGCGACGCCGAGGAAATCCACGCCGACAATGACGACGGCGTGCATATCGACGGCGGAATGGGTGCCGACACCATCTATGGCGGCGATGGCGGCGACTGGATCGATGGCGGCAAATCGACCGACGTGATCCATGGCGGCAAGGGCGATGACAGCATCGCCGGCGGGCTCGACGACGACTGGATCGACGGCGGCGAGGGCGATGACATCATCTATGGCGGCAGCGGCAACGACACGATCTATGGCGGCGCCGGCAATGACACGCTTTACGGCAACGGCGGCGATGACCGGATCGAGGGCGGCTTCGGCGACGATTTGATCTCGGGCGGGCGCGGCAATGACACGCTGCTCGGCGGCGCCGGCAACGACACCATCAAGGGCGGGCCGGGCAATGACATCCTGAACGGCGGCGCCGGAATGACCTGCTGGAAGGCGGGGAGGGCGCGGACCGGCTGCTTGGCGGGGAGGGCCACGACAAGCTCGACGGCGGCGCGGGCAACGACGTTCTGA
- a CDS encoding acylphosphatase, with the protein MQPHQMTLDPARPWSAFAPDAFLKGGKLHGHLLKLAALSRGCTVDAIGDNLFLVSAPDGKTTCYSGRATPVMGIVAHRLAGNKIASAALMQKQGVQTPNGKVFGPRQLNAAVAHFKSLSFPAVVKPIEGSGGAGVTVNILDEAHFRAAWDEALKISRRGVIVERFIPGRDYRVFVIGDKVVAAARRHPASITGDGKHTVAELLDLKSADRAAIPYVGDKTLVLTPAMTRRLEEAGRSPQHVLDKGEVWQLHEVANIGAGGDSEDVTALIHPDFVEIAIRARQSIPGMGYAGVDLLAADISLPQDSQDWAICEINSSPEFALHHFPVFGRGRDVAGALIEHALGMTARDAASASTTVHIRIDGKVTGVGYRRWLQRQAHAYNLQGWVANTADSAVEAVFHGPKGVVAAVIASCRKGPRIAKPRSVSLIAETDETSNQAGFTVRPALVPV; encoded by the coding sequence ATGCAGCCCCACCAGATGACGCTCGACCCTGCCCGACCCTGGTCGGCCTTCGCCCCCGACGCCTTTCTGAAGGGTGGAAAACTGCACGGGCATTTGCTGAAACTTGCCGCGTTGAGCCGTGGCTGCACGGTCGATGCGATCGGCGACAATCTTTTCCTCGTCTCTGCCCCGGACGGCAAGACGACTTGCTATTCGGGCCGGGCGACGCCTGTCATGGGGATCGTCGCGCATCGGCTGGCGGGGAACAAGATCGCCTCTGCGGCGCTGATGCAGAAGCAGGGCGTTCAGACACCGAACGGCAAGGTCTTCGGTCCCCGGCAGCTGAACGCGGCGGTCGCGCATTTCAAAAGCCTCAGCTTTCCGGCGGTGGTCAAGCCCATCGAAGGCTCCGGCGGCGCGGGCGTGACGGTGAATATCCTCGACGAAGCGCATTTCCGTGCCGCGTGGGACGAGGCGCTCAAGATCAGCCGGCGCGGAGTGATCGTCGAGCGCTTCATTCCGGGTCGCGATTACCGGGTCTTTGTCATCGGCGACAAAGTCGTTGCGGCAGCCCGCCGCCATCCCGCCAGCATCACGGGCGATGGCAAACATACCGTGGCAGAACTTCTCGACCTGAAGAGCGCAGATCGCGCGGCAATCCCCTATGTCGGCGACAAGACGCTGGTGCTGACGCCCGCGATGACCAGGCGGCTCGAGGAAGCCGGCCGAAGCCCTCAGCACGTTCTGGACAAGGGCGAGGTCTGGCAACTTCACGAGGTCGCCAATATCGGTGCCGGCGGCGACAGCGAAGACGTGACGGCCCTTATCCACCCGGATTTCGTCGAAATCGCCATCCGCGCCCGTCAGTCCATTCCCGGTATGGGCTATGCCGGCGTCGATCTGCTGGCGGCGGATATCAGCCTGCCGCAAGACAGCCAGGACTGGGCCATCTGCGAGATCAACAGCTCGCCCGAATTCGCCCTGCATCACTTCCCGGTCTTCGGTCGGGGCCGCGATGTCGCGGGCGCACTGATCGAGCATGCCCTGGGCATGACCGCTCGGGACGCCGCGTCGGCCAGCACCACCGTTCACATCCGGATCGATGGAAAGGTCACCGGCGTCGGCTATCGGCGCTGGCTTCAGCGTCAGGCGCACGCCTACAATCTGCAAGGATGGGTGGCGAATACAGCCGATTCCGCGGTCGAGGCGGTTTTTCATGGCCCGAAAGGCGTCGTGGCCGCCGTCATCGCCTCTTGCCGAAAAGGGCCCAGGATCGCAAAGCCCCGTTCGGTGTCCCTGATCGCTGAGACTGATGAAACGTCTAATCAGGCAGGCTTCACGGTCCGACCGGCTCTGGTGCCAGTCTGA
- a CDS encoding ATP-grasp fold amidoligase family protein: MRKEEGRVSPYFLLDDKLSAYRFCDFHGFPRPRTDMFAVPLAGLVPQPPCVIKPLGSVSSRGVFLLFSDTRVLELSTGKTYACWNEARLRARSLIDEKVIPQDAWVQEELLLQADGTMAKDVKFYAFYGRTPLVLETQRQPDIRRCWYDQQLQPTTTGKYSRRLFGGTGIPPEAQRLAAEISLRIPLPFARIDLLISRSGIHLGEITPEPGRFNAFNDRTDMLLGAEMIAATARLACDISSGKSFPNFEMFASSRRIAMQPQLAETPTPGLLMPPPPLSRTIECSPTR, translated from the coding sequence ATGAGGAAAGAGGAAGGGCGGGTGTCACCTTACTTTCTGCTCGACGACAAGCTTTCGGCCTATCGCTTCTGCGACTTTCACGGCTTTCCGCGTCCGCGCACCGATATGTTCGCGGTTCCTCTGGCCGGACTGGTCCCGCAGCCGCCTTGCGTGATCAAGCCCCTCGGCTCCGTGTCATCGCGTGGGGTCTTCCTGCTGTTTTCCGACACGCGGGTTCTCGAACTGTCGACCGGCAAGACCTACGCCTGCTGGAATGAGGCGCGACTACGTGCGCGATCGCTGATCGACGAAAAGGTCATTCCGCAGGACGCCTGGGTGCAAGAGGAACTTTTGCTGCAAGCCGACGGCACGATGGCCAAGGACGTCAAGTTCTATGCCTTTTATGGCCGCACGCCGCTTGTTCTGGAAACGCAGCGCCAGCCCGATATCCGGCGCTGCTGGTATGATCAGCAGCTTCAACCGACGACGACCGGAAAATATTCGCGGCGGCTTTTTGGGGGCACGGGCATTCCGCCAGAGGCGCAAAGGCTGGCTGCCGAGATCAGCCTGCGCATCCCGCTGCCCTTCGCGCGCATCGACCTGCTGATCTCGCGATCCGGCATCCATCTTGGCGAGATCACGCCGGAGCCCGGACGCTTCAATGCCTTCAACGACAGGACCGACATGTTGCTCGGCGCAGAGATGATTGCCGCAACCGCCCGTCTTGCCTGCGACATTTCATCCGGCAAGAGCTTTCCCAACTTCGAGATGTTCGCAAGTTCCCGCCGCATCGCGATGCAGCCTCAGCTTGCTGAAACCCCGACACCGGGTCTTCTCATGCCACCTCCTCCTCTGTCCCGGACTATAGAATGCAGCCCCACCAGATGA
- a CDS encoding class II fructose-bisphosphate aldolase, with product MSLVTLSDVLQPALRDGYAVAGLVTLGWEDMRAYVAAAEAENCPVILQAGPSCRAHTPLPVLGRMFRHLAEHASVPVVAHLDHGYTLAECREAIDSGFTSVMFDGSRKPLAQNIAETRQVVQMAHEAGVSCEGEIGFVGYSGGDASAGTDPDEAARFARETGVDAMAISVGNVHLQQNREGGLDIDRIRAIEAVTSVPLVIHGGSGVPIAQRTTLARQTRICKFNIGTELRMVFGSALREVLQQDPDRYDRIAILKETQEPMMQAARHVLTALKRG from the coding sequence ATGAGCCTTGTCACCCTGTCCGACGTTCTGCAGCCCGCCTTGCGCGATGGCTACGCCGTGGCCGGTCTGGTCACCCTGGGGTGGGAGGATATGCGCGCCTATGTCGCCGCAGCCGAGGCCGAAAACTGCCCCGTGATCCTGCAGGCCGGCCCCAGTTGCCGCGCCCACACGCCGCTGCCGGTGCTGGGGCGGATGTTCCGGCACCTGGCGGAACACGCCAGCGTGCCCGTCGTCGCGCATCTGGACCACGGCTATACGCTGGCGGAATGTCGCGAGGCGATCGACAGCGGCTTTACCTCGGTCATGTTCGACGGCTCGCGCAAGCCCTTGGCGCAGAACATCGCCGAGACCCGTCAGGTGGTGCAGATGGCGCATGAGGCCGGCGTTTCATGCGAGGGCGAGATCGGCTTCGTCGGCTATTCCGGCGGCGACGCATCGGCCGGCACTGACCCCGACGAAGCCGCCCGCTTTGCCCGCGAGACCGGGGTGGACGCCATGGCGATCTCGGTCGGGAATGTGCATCTGCAACAGAACCGCGAGGGCGGGCTGGACATTGACCGCATCCGCGCCATCGAGGCGGTGACAAGCGTGCCGCTGGTCATCCATGGCGGCTCTGGCGTGCCCATCGCGCAGCGGACGACGCTGGCCCGACAGACGAGGATCTGCAAATTCAACATCGGGACCGAGCTGCGCATGGTCTTCGGCAGCGCGCTGCGCGAGGTGCTGCAGCAGGACCCCGACCGCTATGACCGCATCGCGATCCTCAAGGAAACGCAAGAACCGATGATGCAGGCCGCCCGCCACGTCCTGACCGCCCTGAAGCGAGGCTAG
- a CDS encoding UDP-N-acetylmuramoyl-tripeptide--D-alanyl-D-alanine ligase, protein MLSNPVLYSPEDIARITEGRLRLPPVVRHPITGVSSAPGTTRNGDVYVTVDAFRGIAVRRARMAVARGAACIVTSTPAVSVDLPVVLVRDPNKAHEALARHARSQFQGTAVAITGSVGKTSTKDLITHVLRHCGTVQATFLNQNIGRFLRDVLAELWSRTDAAVFEVSMTKPGDILAKASLVKPDIAVVTSIDTSHIGNHEDGAVEWILEEKASIFESLGPQGIAVIPDEDPFFPELKAKAEARAVRVVSCGTNDESDIRLLSYQMHPGESHVEISVAGEIVTYVIGQPGYHHIRNSLLCAGVLHASGRDLAAMRSLSRFSPTGRRMERHALTMADGGALELLDDSYNASPASIRMMLRYFSTRSAVKRKILVLGDIRELGSRADDLHRSLMEDVRSSAADLFIAVGPHMKTVFDQAGLPGTSFDHADEAASHLVEIAAAGDLVSVKASHGTELNKVVNALRRSAKKVSNAEPSWSVDQKVG, encoded by the coding sequence ATGCTGTCCAATCCGGTCCTCTATTCCCCAGAAGACATTGCCCGGATCACGGAAGGACGACTGCGGCTACCGCCGGTCGTCAGACACCCCATCACCGGTGTGTCGTCCGCGCCGGGAACGACTCGCAACGGGGATGTCTATGTCACCGTGGATGCGTTCCGCGGTATCGCCGTCAGGCGCGCCCGGATGGCTGTTGCGCGCGGCGCGGCCTGCATCGTGACCTCGACACCTGCCGTTTCGGTGGATTTGCCGGTCGTGCTGGTCAGGGACCCGAACAAGGCCCACGAGGCACTGGCCCGCCACGCGAGGTCGCAGTTCCAAGGCACTGCCGTGGCCATCACAGGCAGTGTCGGAAAAACCTCGACAAAGGATTTGATCACGCACGTCCTCAGGCATTGTGGAACCGTGCAAGCGACATTCCTCAATCAAAACATTGGTCGTTTTCTCCGCGACGTCTTGGCAGAGCTATGGTCCCGTACCGACGCCGCTGTCTTTGAGGTGTCGATGACCAAGCCGGGCGACATTCTTGCGAAGGCGAGCCTGGTGAAGCCCGACATCGCAGTTGTGACCTCCATTGACACAAGTCACATCGGGAACCACGAAGACGGCGCCGTCGAATGGATCCTGGAAGAAAAAGCCTCGATCTTCGAAAGCCTTGGACCCCAGGGCATCGCCGTCATCCCGGACGAGGACCCCTTCTTTCCAGAGCTGAAAGCGAAGGCCGAAGCGCGAGCCGTCCGCGTTGTAAGCTGCGGCACGAATGACGAGTCGGACATCAGACTGCTGTCCTACCAGATGCATCCGGGTGAATCTCATGTCGAAATCTCGGTCGCGGGAGAGATCGTCACCTACGTCATCGGGCAGCCCGGCTATCACCATATCCGCAACTCCCTGCTTTGCGCCGGTGTGCTGCATGCCTCTGGCCGCGACCTTGCCGCCATGCGCTCGCTGTCGCGGTTCAGTCCCACCGGTCGAAGGATGGAGCGTCACGCCCTGACGATGGCGGATGGAGGAGCGCTTGAATTGCTGGATGACAGCTACAATGCTTCCCCTGCCTCGATCCGCATGATGCTGCGCTACTTCAGCACGAGAAGTGCGGTGAAACGGAAGATTCTCGTTCTCGGCGACATCCGCGAGTTGGGTAGCCGCGCCGATGACCTGCATCGGAGCCTGATGGAGGATGTCCGCTCCTCTGCCGCCGATCTGTTCATTGCTGTCGGACCGCACATGAAGACTGTCTTCGACCAGGCGGGTCTGCCGGGCACCTCTTTCGATCACGCGGATGAGGCGGCAAGTCATCTGGTCGAGATCGCCGCGGCGGGCGACCTTGTTTCAGTCAAGGCGTCTCATGGCACCGAGTTGAACAAGGTCGTCAATGCCCTGAGGCGCAGCGCGAAAAAAGTCTCCAACGCCGAGCCCAGTTGGTCGGTCGATCAGAAAGTGGGTTGA
- the iolC gene encoding 5-dehydro-2-deoxygluconokinase: MQDLIAAVAKRRFVVLGRAGMDLFADPPGTKSETAETFRADLGGSSANICVGLVKLGCEAALVTSVSDDAVGRFATNRLSHYGVDTRYLRVLGGEYRLSLAVYESCIENFQNVIYRNNAVDFQMTNDDVDRVDYAAYGALITAGTVFAAEPSRSASFRAFARARSAGLPVIFDIDYRPYSWASADEAARVLSRAGAESDMIVGNDEEFGFMAGGIDKGLDKARELASQGKLVVYKMGEAGAVTFSGGQEIRTGIYPVTALKPNGAGDSFLAGMLASLADGHELRDAVLRGSACASIVVSQPGCAPAMPDRQALDDFTASRPDPVTG, translated from the coding sequence ATGCAGGACCTGATCGCGGCGGTCGCCAAGCGCCGTTTCGTGGTGCTGGGGCGTGCGGGTATGGACCTGTTCGCCGATCCGCCCGGCACCAAATCCGAAACTGCCGAGACCTTCCGTGCCGATCTGGGCGGGTCTTCGGCCAATATCTGCGTCGGGCTGGTCAAGCTGGGTTGCGAGGCCGCACTCGTCACCTCGGTCTCGGATGACGCGGTGGGCCGCTTCGCGACCAACAGGCTGTCCCATTACGGCGTCGACACGCGTTATCTGCGGGTGCTGGGCGGCGAATATCGCCTGTCGCTCGCGGTCTATGAAAGCTGCATCGAGAATTTCCAGAACGTCATCTATCGCAACAACGCCGTCGATTTCCAGATGACCAATGACGATGTTGACCGGGTCGATTACGCCGCCTATGGCGCCTTGATCACCGCCGGCACCGTCTTTGCCGCCGAGCCATCGCGCTCGGCCAGCTTTCGCGCCTTTGCCCGCGCCAGATCGGCAGGCCTGCCGGTCATCTTCGACATCGACTATCGCCCCTATTCTTGGGCCTCGGCCGACGAAGCCGCCCGCGTCCTGTCCCGCGCCGGTGCCGAAAGCGACATGATCGTGGGCAACGACGAAGAGTTCGGCTTCATGGCCGGCGGGATCGACAAGGGGCTGGACAAAGCCCGCGAACTGGCTTCGCAGGGCAAGCTGGTCGTCTACAAGATGGGCGAGGCGGGGGCAGTGACCTTTTCCGGCGGGCAAGAGATCCGGACCGGGATCTATCCCGTCACCGCGCTGAAACCGAACGGCGCCGGCGACAGCTTTCTGGCGGGGATGCTCGCCAGCCTCGCCGATGGGCACGAGCTGCGCGACGCGGTCCTGCGCGGCTCGGCCTGCGCCTCGATTGTGGTGTCCCAACCCGGCTGCGCGCCGGCCATGCCCGACCGGCAGGCACTCGACGACTTCACAGCCTCACGGCCAGACCCTGTCACAGGGTAA
- the iolG gene encoding inositol 2-dehydrogenase, which yields MMKVALLGAGRIGQVHARAITAHSDSELVAVTDVVTAAAEALASTHGIEVRTLDEILADPSIDAVLIATSTDTHSDLIERATAAGKAVLCEKPVDLSLDRALACQARTSASGQPIMIGFNRRFDPNFAALKAALDAGEIGKPELLSITSFDPAPPPVAYVKVSGGLFRDMTIHDFDMACWMMGGAPAGVMAVGASLVDPGIGAAGDVDTAVVTLSWADGRIAVIKNSRRAGYGYDQRLEVLGSKGLLQAENVLENTLTRMTEAGSLRAKPLHFFLERYMRAYELEWAAFLDAWRNKTPMPVTLSDGIRALACAEAATRSQRSGEAVALTPEMMGR from the coding sequence ATGATGAAAGTTGCCCTTCTGGGTGCCGGGCGGATCGGACAGGTCCATGCGCGCGCCATCACCGCCCATTCCGACAGCGAGCTTGTCGCCGTAACTGATGTCGTGACCGCCGCGGCCGAGGCGCTGGCGTCCACCCATGGCATCGAAGTTCGGACGCTCGACGAGATCCTCGCCGATCCGTCCATCGATGCGGTGCTGATAGCGACTTCGACGGACACCCATTCCGACCTGATCGAGCGCGCGACCGCTGCCGGCAAGGCCGTCCTGTGCGAGAAACCGGTCGATCTGTCGCTGGATCGTGCCTTGGCCTGCCAGGCCCGCACCTCTGCTAGCGGCCAGCCCATCATGATCGGCTTCAACCGCCGCTTCGACCCGAATTTTGCCGCGCTGAAAGCCGCCTTGGACGCAGGCGAGATCGGCAAGCCCGAGCTTCTGTCGATCACGTCGTTCGATCCCGCGCCCCCGCCGGTTGCCTATGTGAAGGTCTCGGGCGGTCTGTTCCGCGACATGACGATCCATGATTTCGACATGGCCTGCTGGATGATGGGCGGCGCCCCGGCCGGCGTGATGGCTGTCGGCGCGTCGCTGGTCGATCCCGGGATCGGCGCGGCGGGCGATGTCGATACCGCGGTGGTGACGCTGAGCTGGGCCGACGGCCGGATCGCCGTCATCAAGAACTCGCGCCGCGCCGGATACGGCTACGACCAGCGGCTCGAGGTGTTGGGGTCCAAAGGGCTGCTGCAGGCCGAGAACGTGCTGGAAAATACCCTCACGAGGATGACCGAAGCCGGCTCGCTGCGCGCCAAGCCGCTGCATTTCTTCCTCGAACGCTACATGCGCGCCTACGAGCTTGAATGGGCCGCGTTCCTCGACGCCTGGCGCAACAAGACGCCGATGCCCGTCACCCTCTCCGACGGCATCAGAGCCCTCGCCTGCGCCGAGGCTGCAACGCGATCGCAGAGGTCCGGGGAAGCCGTGGCGCTGACGCCGGAGATGATGGGGCGGTAG
- a CDS encoding 5-deoxy-glucuronate isomerase: MHIAPHDNRNQPIVDVDHPLVPLNYFNIVKLRHGEVFDYAVPGYETCIVPATGTVDVDVDGASFPDLGNRVEDVWDGEPEGVYVPVGAQARMTCKTPTAEVFIAGAKFDRVLEPFDVRVPDLDLVQYGSDETKTHRKIKHILGANHHDRVGRLLVSELFTVGEGGWSGFPSHKHDTDRKADDGSMIETRHDETYNFRFKPNYGSGLQMLQREDNEPGDAYHIMDGSTLCIDKGYHPCAVLPGYQMYYFTILGGLTQRSLKQYFQPTHAAQLHTIPGIMDMVSKFK, translated from the coding sequence ATGCATATCGCACCCCACGACAACCGGAACCAGCCCATCGTCGATGTCGACCATCCGCTGGTGCCGCTCAATTACTTCAACATCGTCAAGCTACGGCACGGCGAGGTGTTCGACTATGCCGTGCCGGGATACGAGACCTGCATCGTCCCCGCCACCGGCACGGTCGATGTCGATGTCGACGGCGCAAGCTTTCCGGATCTGGGCAACCGTGTCGAGGATGTCTGGGACGGCGAGCCCGAGGGCGTCTATGTCCCCGTCGGCGCACAGGCGCGGATGACCTGCAAGACCCCCACCGCAGAGGTCTTCATCGCCGGGGCGAAATTCGACCGCGTTCTCGAACCCTTCGACGTGCGCGTGCCCGACCTCGATCTGGTGCAATACGGCTCGGACGAGACCAAGACCCACCGCAAGATCAAGCATATCTTGGGCGCCAACCATCACGACCGCGTCGGGCGCCTGCTGGTGTCGGAACTGTTCACCGTGGGCGAGGGCGGCTGGTCGGGGTTCCCCAGCCACAAGCACGACACCGACCGCAAGGCCGATGACGGCAGCATGATAGAGACGCGCCATGACGAGACCTATAACTTCCGCTTCAAGCCGAATTACGGCTCTGGCCTGCAGATGCTGCAGCGCGAGGATAACGAGCCGGGCGACGCCTATCACATCATGGACGGCTCGACCCTGTGCATCGACAAGGGCTATCACCCCTGCGCAGTGCTGCCGGGCTACCAGATGTATTACTTCACAATCCTCGGCGGCCTGACGCAGCGCAGCCTGAAGCAGTATTTCCAGCCCACCCATGCCGCGCAGCTGCACACCATCCCCGGCATCATGGACATGGTGAGCAAGTTCAAATGA
- a CDS encoding coniferyl aldehyde dehydrogenase has protein sequence MPDADHPEFPAFHVIHDASRRDRLPDLATRKDRLATLRRMVVENRDDIARTIDADFGGRPRHETELLEIVPLLNALRHSARHLKRWMRDQRRHVAWPFQPGAAWVRHEPLGVVGIISPWNYPLFLALGPLVDVLAAGNRAMIKPSELTPGFSDLLQRLIARYFAADLVTVETGGVEVAQAFSALPFDHLIFTGSTEVGRKVMQAAAANLTPVTLELGGKSPAVVAPDYPLDKAARSIVLGKFTNAGQTCIAPDYVLVPEGQAEALAHALIARIEAAYPAGARKDYANIVTARHRSRLVAALDEAQAAGATLLRPAGDYGDRLPPTLVIGAPEDSLLLSEEIFGPILPLVSYRSLDEALAFINSRSRPLALYAFTNDRQARATILDGAISGGVTLNGTLLHVAQDDLPFGGVGDSGIGAYHGRAGFRRMSHARAVYKPGLFNAFEALGPPFGKLADLTIRILGR, from the coding sequence ATGCCAGACGCAGATCATCCCGAATTTCCGGCTTTCCACGTTATACACGATGCCTCGCGGCGGGACCGCCTGCCCGATCTGGCGACGCGCAAGGACCGGCTGGCCACGCTGCGCCGCATGGTGGTCGAGAACCGCGACGACATCGCACGCACCATAGACGCGGATTTCGGCGGCCGCCCCCGGCACGAGACCGAACTGCTCGAGATCGTGCCGCTGCTGAACGCCCTTAGGCACAGCGCGCGCCATCTGAAACGCTGGATGCGCGATCAGCGCCGCCATGTTGCCTGGCCCTTTCAACCCGGCGCGGCCTGGGTGCGGCACGAGCCGTTGGGGGTGGTCGGGATCATCTCGCCCTGGAACTATCCGCTGTTCCTCGCCCTCGGCCCGCTGGTCGATGTCCTCGCCGCCGGCAACCGCGCGATGATCAAGCCGTCGGAACTGACGCCGGGCTTCTCGGATCTGCTGCAGCGGCTGATCGCTAGGTATTTCGCCGCCGATCTGGTCACCGTCGAGACCGGCGGCGTCGAGGTCGCGCAGGCCTTCTCAGCCCTGCCCTTCGACCATCTGATCTTCACCGGCTCGACCGAGGTCGGCCGCAAGGTGATGCAGGCCGCGGCGGCGAACCTGACGCCGGTGACGCTGGAACTGGGTGGCAAATCGCCTGCCGTGGTGGCGCCCGATTACCCGCTGGACAAGGCCGCGCGGTCCATCGTGCTGGGAAAATTCACCAATGCCGGCCAGACCTGCATCGCGCCCGATTACGTGCTGGTGCCCGAGGGTCAGGCCGAGGCGCTGGCCCACGCATTGATCGCCCGGATCGAGGCCGCCTATCCCGCCGGCGCGCGCAAGGATTACGCCAACATCGTCACCGCCCGCCACCGTTCGCGACTCGTCGCGGCGCTGGACGAGGCGCAGGCGGCCGGCGCGACCCTCCTGCGCCCCGCAGGCGATTATGGTGACAGGCTGCCGCCCACGCTGGTCATCGGCGCGCCCGAGGACAGCCTGCTGCTGAGCGAGGAAATCTTCGGCCCCATCCTGCCGCTTGTGTCCTACAGATCGCTGGATGAGGCGCTCGCTTTCATCAACAGTCGCTCGCGGCCGCTGGCGCTTTATGCCTTCACCAATGACCGGCAGGCGCGCGCGACGATTCTGGATGGCGCGATCTCGGGCGGGGTGACGCTGAACGGCACCCTGCTGCATGTCGCGCAGGACGACCTGCCCTTTGGCGGGGTCGGCGACAGCGGCATCGGCGCCTATCACGGCCGCGCCGGGTTCCGCCGCATGAGCCATGCCCGCGCCGTCTACAAGCCCGGCCTCTTCAACGCCTTCGAGGCGCTCGGCCCGCCCTTCGGCAAGCTCGCCGATCTGACCATCCGCATTCTGGGCCGCTGA
- a CDS encoding SDR family oxidoreductase, translating into MTEIASRTALITGGASGIGLLMGESLLQKGLARLIVCDLSEANIAAAAPRLGPKAEFHRIDVTDTPALLDLTARIDQTGRPVDLLINNAGIVVGRPFAQHSAADIERTMAVNATALMQLTRALLPGMIARGEGHVVNIASAAGMVSNPGMSVYCASKWAVIGWSDSLRLEMEAAATGVRVTTVIPYYIDTGMFDGVRSPIIPILKPEPAVARIIRAIERDRVFLRMPGIVNILPLVRGLLPRRAFDVVVGRWFGIYDSMSGFTGRKE; encoded by the coding sequence ATGACCGAAATCGCCAGCCGCACGGCCCTGATCACCGGAGGGGCCTCTGGCATCGGGCTGCTGATGGGCGAAAGCCTGCTGCAAAAGGGCCTTGCCCGCCTGATCGTCTGCGACCTGAGCGAGGCCAATATCGCGGCCGCTGCCCCACGCCTGGGTCCGAAGGCAGAGTTTCACCGCATCGACGTGACCGACACCCCTGCCCTGCTGGACCTGACGGCGCGGATCGATCAGACCGGGCGGCCCGTCGATCTGCTGATCAACAATGCGGGCATCGTCGTCGGCCGCCCCTTCGCCCAGCACAGCGCCGCTGACATCGAGCGCACCATGGCCGTCAACGCCACCGCCCTGATGCAGCTGACCCGCGCCCTGCTGCCCGGCATGATCGCGCGCGGCGAGGGCCATGTCGTCAACATCGCCTCGGCCGCCGGGATGGTGTCGAATCCCGGCATGTCGGTCTATTGCGCCAGCAAATGGGCCGTGATCGGCTGGTCGGATTCGCTGCGTCTGGAGATGGAGGCCGCGGCAACCGGCGTGCGCGTCACCACCGTCATCCCCTATTACATCGACACCGGCATGTTCGACGGCGTCAGATCGCCCATCATCCCGATCCTGAAGCCGGAACCCGCAGTCGCCCGCATCATCCGCGCCATCGAGCGCGACCGCGTCTTCCTGCGCATGCCCGGCATCGTCAACATCCTGCCGCTGGTGCGCGGCCTCTTGCCCAGGCGCGCCTTTGACGTGGTGGTGGGGCGGTGGTTCGGGATCTATGACAGCATGAGCGGGTTCACGGGGCGCAAGGAATAA